From the genome of Vitis riparia cultivar Riparia Gloire de Montpellier isolate 1030 chromosome 2, EGFV_Vit.rip_1.0, whole genome shotgun sequence:
CAGGGCGGTGGGTCTACAACAAGGCGTGGGAACAGTTTCTTGAGGAGAACAGCCTGGACCCCTTCGACGTAGTCCACTCAGAAAGCGTCGCGCTGCCTCACTCGCTGGCGAAAACTCTCCCCAACCTTGCGGTCTCATGGCACGGTATTGCCCTTGAGAGCTTAAGCTCATACATCTACCAAGACTTGGCCCTGCGTCCCCACGGTGAGCCCATCTCTCCAGGCTTCAACAGGAGTGTCCAAGGGGTGATCCCAAAAGTTCTGAATGAAATAAGGTTCTTCCACGACTATGCCCACCATGTAGCCACAAGCGATAGCTCTGGGGAAATAATAAGGGATGTATACCAAATCCCCACCAAAAGAGTCCATGTGATTCTGAATGGAGTCGATGAGGAAGACTACCAGCAGGACTGGCAGCTAGGTCACCAGTTCCGGTCCAGAATCGGGATCCCACAAAACGCTAGTTTAGTACTAGGAGTTGCAGGGAGGCTAGTGAAGGACAAAGGGCATCCCATACTCCATGCTGCCTTCTCTAGGTTCATGAAACGGCACCCAGATGCCTACTTGATTGTTGCAGGCTCAGGGCCATGGGAGAACAGGTACAAGGACTTGGGGCGCCAGGTATTAGTCTTGGGGTCCATGAATGCTTCCCAACTTCGCGCCTTCTACAACTCGATCGACATCTTTGCGAACCCAACTCTTAGGCCTCAGGGGGTCGATCAGACTCAAGTGGAGGCCATGTTGAGTGGGAAGGCTATACTGGCATCAAGGTTGCCAAGCATCAAAGGCAATGTTGTGGTTGATGATGAGTATGGGTTCATGTTTTCTCCAAATGCGGAGTCACTGTTGGAAGCAATGGAACAAGTTGCGAAAGAAGGGAGAAGTAGGTTAGCACAAAGGGGAAAGGCATGTAGGAGATATGCAGTCTCTATGTTTTCTGCAACCAAGATGGCCTTAGCATATGAGAGGTTATTTCTTTGtatcaaaaatgaaatattttgtatGTACCCTTAAGCTATAGGGACGGaacacaattattattattatttttataaatttcattttaattggaATACATATTGCTTGGAATCATTCCCTTTTATCACTACCCCTTGTTTCTATTTGATCAATTTgtacatttatattttcaacaatcacccaaatacATGGAATTTTTGTTTcccaaaattatatatatgcacACAAGTTGTCTACATTTTCTACTTTAATGACCGAacttattatttacattttgaCAAATACCAAATTAAAAAGGCCATATATACTATATGCCAAGTCTAGATTTTTATCAAGGCATAAAATTCATAACCAAAGTTGTGGATCATATGGGGGAATCATGTACATGTTTAAGACACAATTGATGCAAATTATATCATGATGCCAAACATTAGCTGCAAACATATGTTTGTGAATTAATGATTACCATTTGATTAACTATATATAAAGCCCATTGATTATACAATTGATTAGGTAGCAACTTTGTTGTATTCATCGATGTCGACCTCCATCTTGGAAATGCTAAAAATCGTTGGATTTTGATATGTATAATAAGACACAATAGAGATAAGCAATTACAAGAGATGATGCCAAGGTTGCCTACTGattagaaaaagaatttttaaacttCGCTTGCAATCAAAGATGTTTTCATTAACCGCAAGACTTTTTTAACACAATCAACTCAAAATAATACTCCAAATTCTCGAAAATAATTGAGTATTGAATTAAGGGCCCATTCATGTTTCCTTTCTTCCCATcaaaatttacttctcaaaatTGCTTAATTGATGGATTATGTTGTTCCCCTTCATACACAAATTTTATACGTagtccaaaaaaatctcaagtATTAATCAACCTTGTGTTGAAAAAgcttaaattttatcatcataCACACTCAAAAGTATTTCCATATGTATTGCATATATATACCACTCCAATATTTACATGGTTTAGTACTAGACATGCCTTAGGAACTTGTCTTATCTCCTTAACATACAAGCATATACACCTCTTTACATTTAGGTCCCCTTACTTAGCTTTTCTGGTTTGGGAGCAATAGGAGTGGATTTACATTGAGTCCCAACTCTATTATTCTCCCTCCTTCCTTTGACAGCAGCTCCATTTCTTGTAGATTTTGGTGTTGCTGGCCATTGTCCGCAAGTGACAGCCATGTCCCTCAAATGTTGCAGACCTTCTAGGGTTTCGACTACGCTGGGCATTCTCGGCCTGTCTTTAGGGTTTGAACTTATGCATTGTAATGCCAAGAGGGCAATCTCCTTTGCTCCTTTCACCGAGTACTGACCAGCAAGTCTTGGGTCCATTATGTAGCGCAACCTCCGGCTACTAGTCAAGTAGGGTTTTGCCCAATCCACAAGGTTTTGCTCGTTTTTCGGTCTTGATTTATCCATTGATCTTCTTCCTGTTAGCATTTCTAGTAGCACGACtccaaagctataaacatcgCTTTTAGTTGTTAAATGACCTAAAAAGCAGTCACATAAGGTTGTTATAAGAAAAAgtatttcatgtttaataaaagtttagtaatattaaaaacatcaagCAAGAAGCTAAGTCCAAAAAGCCCTAAAGTACTACCTGTTGAGACATATTCCGGGGCAGCGTATCCAAATGTGCCCATTACCCGGGTAGTAACGTGAGATTTTGATCCTTCAGGCCCCATCTTTGCAAGTCCAAAATCCGACAATTTTGCAGTAAAATCCTAATATACAAAAACAGAAGTACGTTCAATGGTGTGAGCATACAGAATTTGCCAAACTACAATTCaactcaaaaaaaaatgaagtccaAATCAGGATATCACACACAGAATCTAGCAACACATTGGAAGTCTTGAAGTCGCGATATATAACAGGCTGCTCAGCACCATGCAAGAACGCGAGCCCTTTTGCTGCTCCTACTGCGATCTTCAGCCTGGTGCCCCATGGCAACGACACTGATAACCCTAAAATCATAGCACCAACAAATGTACACTAATGGTGAGCAAAATAAAGAAACCTATAGAAACAAACACAGATGATCATCATCTTTATAAGATTTTAAATTGTCTCTATTGATGATATTGCCCTAGCTAGAGCAGTATTCTACATGAGACTCACTCTTGAACAAGTGATTCTCTAGGCTGCCTCTAGGCATGAACTCGTACACAAGGAGACGCTCGTCGTCTTCACAACAATACCCGATTAATTTTACCAGATTTGGATGCCTAAGCTGCCCAAGAAATATTACTTCAGCCTGCAACCAAGGGAAGAAGATGAATATTTAGTAAGCTTGACCTAGTCTCACAGTGAATGAAAACATGTATAAGATACCTTTTTTTTATCAGTAACAAAATGGAAATTGGAGGCCTAAAACTGTATGCCTAAGAGGAGCTATTCctaaattcatcaaatgatcTTCTATTgcagtaattttaggaaacatttttaatctttttaatacttgaaatttgttATCTTTCAAGTAATAGAAATActgtcaaacgcactctaaattTGTGTCGAATTGTCACTTTTGAAATGTCACTTTTGAGGACcgtttaaaaattcaataatatcCAGGGCAGTGAAAAGTTGATTGGGCTATGCTGGGCTTAGGTTGAGAAGAAAAACCTTCTTGGGCCTTTTCCCAAGCCCaagacattttaaaatttatgaatttatatttcatattaatttcaatCATTGAACTAAGATACATATTTTATccatatatatcataaatttctGGAACTTTTTGTgataatttttatcaaacttacaaaaatttatgaatagttaaattttatataattattaaatatcatgCCTTGACTGGGCCAAACCTCTAGACATAAGGGGTCACCTTGGGCCCAAGTTCATGCAGGTGAGCCTAAAATCTTTGTTGTGGCTAGGACCAGGCTGGTTAGGCCCATAACTTCATTCTATATAGTAACACTTGATATTTCCTTCAAActccaaaatatatatatattattattattattattattattattattattatagtgactatttcaaaattttcatcacaAAAATCATATAGATTTACCATTTTCcaaagcccaaaaaaaaaaaaaaaaaaaagattaaataaaatttttaaattaataataactacgaaaaaacaacaacaataacaataataataatgacaataatttatgattaaattcttttttttctccctaattCCAAACAAAGAGACCTACTCTTTCACATGAagaccaaaacaaaaataatttatatataaaattaaaagaaaatatgtatTGATGCTTACAAGCCATTCTCTATGCCCCTGTAGGCCTTCAATGTCCAAGAGCTTAACAGCTACAGCCTGAGCCTTCAACCCTTGCCTCAAGTTCTCATCAATATAACCCTTATGCACTGTCCCAAACCCTCCTTCTCCCAGAAagaaattacttgaaaaattcTGCGTAATCGCACGCAGCTCACTCAGCTGAAAATCATGCAATTCAGGACCGAACGATTGTGCCAAGTCTTCATTAACTCAGGTTGATGAAGAGCGGCTGAGATCGGAGAACGACAAGCGGCGAAAAGATGGTAATGGAGCTATGTTCTTGGAGAATTCCGATCGAGATGGCCTGCAGCGGCTGAAGTTTCCCAGAACTGTGTGGTCTTCTGCTGAACAGCAGTTTGCTGTGAATGGCCTCCATGGCTtgctctccttcattgctaaagCAGGTAAGAAAGAAGAGAATCTAGGGAATTGGATAATGAAGGTCCATGCatgagagcgagagagagattTAGGATGAAGGGGGAGAGAGTCTAAGGAATTGGATAATGAAGGTGCATGGGAGAGAGAAtgaaggagaaagaaaatattagactAAGGAATTTGGATACTGAAGGTGCATCCGTTTATacgaaggagagagagagagatagataggtagatagagagagagagagagagagagagagagagagagagagagagttgctCGGTTTAACTGCTCTAACCACTCTACtaattctttttaattgtttcttcacCTACGTAGATGTCTTCATGCAAGAGCttccaatatttattttgaattgtttcaCTGAGGGAGTCTAGGCTCCCATGCAACACAAATGGAAAACAATTGCTACAACCTTATCCTCTTTTTGTATTGGAAACCAATATTACTTTCTCAAAATATGTTttccaaaaatgtttttcttattttgaaaataattctcccCCTAAATGGGTttccaaaaatgattttatcatagaTATAATTGCTTGTTTTACAACTTTTTTGccaagtaaaaatattttcttttatatattcaatattaatttttccattatcatcattagatcttttttttcaaaattttaatgccttacatgaaaaaaagaaaaactatttatcaaaattctttagAAATTTCAAATAGACCCTATTTCATTGAAATGCAATTTGATGgacttgataaaaaatttctaccCCTTGTAATGTTTTAGAGTTTCAATTGGGCAATTCCAAAAACAACAAACCATATCAAATGCACTAGATCATGGCTCCATCCCAACCACCATAACCCATTTGAAGAGTATGAACAATTGggcattaaaaaaatgaaaaatatattaataattcaaaatattttgtatgaTGTGGCCCATTGTAATTGGTTCTCAATAACTAGAGAAACCTAAGATAAGATAATGATGTAAGGGTATTTCAAAGTGATACATTCATGTGatacaatatattattttgtctACCTTAAAGTGCAAGAGTGATACCAACTATGGAGATGTTTTTCAACATTCCCACCTATACATTCATGTGatacaatatattatttatttaaagttatatcaaaaaatacatttttgttatccttttttgtttaaattattgaaaatgtgAAGTAAAATGAGTGTTGGTAATTATGgtcttaaatagaaaaaataataaaatgcaacttgatattataaagaCACATTAATTTGACAAATATTTGTAACATAATTTTAGATTCagaattatgttttgaaaaaatgttaCTTTGATCATAAACTTGAAAATGTGCCTACAAAATTAACTATATAAGATACTCTTAATTGGCAAAAATAATAATCTGTTTGGATAGAGAAAgtatggaaaaaaggaaaaataaaagaaaataatctaaaatcttatctttaatttctttattatataaaatacaaaaaaatattaaatataatacaacttaaaaaattttgtaattttaaattctgCATCCTTTATGCAAGTGAAacaaattagaataaaaaaatgagaatgatgTTACATCTTCTATGCAATCTTGAAGATTTACTTTTGAATAAATATGtggataattttataattattgggTCATTATCTATGAAAATTTGCTTAGGGTCCTTGCAGCACTACAAGTACATTGATTAGGTTAATggtacattaaaaaaaaaaggtaggcAGTTAGCTTTGACAGAAAGCAATTGTAGGCTTGTagcctttatttatttatttatcatgtaaatatgaaatttaattttgagcATATACCATAATGTTTTGCTTCAATCAAACCTTTCTTGAGAGAAATTACATAATACAACCCCCATCCACCCATCtctaggaaaggaaaaaaagaaaaacaaaaatatataataaatttgactcttttattaacttttatcaattttctcactttaaaaaaatttaatttttttttttataatcacaaCTAAAGAATAGAAAcccatgataatttttatttttaattttaatttttttgctcCTTCTcattaaatttcttttcaaaaaattattgtgaGGAAAAAGATAAAACTATTAATATCAAACTTcacaaaatatccaaaaataaataaatcatgagaatatatatatatatatatatatataggtatagCCCACAAGAAAACCCCAGGACTAAAGAGATGAAAGCAGGCAGTTAAATGTCTTGGTCTTGCCTACATAACATAAGTGGGGCAGTTCCAAGAATGAGGTGAGCAATGACTCAATAACACTTCTCTTTCTATATGGAtatttccctctctctctctctctctgctccACTACAACAACCATTTATGTCCAGTTTGGACCCTCCAATATTGTCCTAGGCTCTTTGCTTTAATACCATTAGTATATGGTTTTCAGTAACTCCTCTCTATCATGATGCAATCCTTACTACTTGAgatattttagttttgcttgatatgaaatatcatggaaaaaaataagacaaaaggAAGATAGACtatttgttttttgctttttttttttttcccctttatttgTTATTAGGTTTACTTCTAAAagtataatttgaaaatttattatgtaaatttatattaatttttaggtaaatttaagaaaaatttctaCTTCAGtcaatgtttaaaatagaaATCTCATACTCATTCCATTTTagcaatttatttataaaaatatattttaaattcaaaagttTAGATGTCAGGCCAACCAAAGTTATGAggatttttttgtgaaaatgattaattttatttctttaattaagtATTAATGTGATATATAATTGGCAATGGAATGTTAGTTGACATGGGGATACTCATATAGATTctgattttcatttaaaagaggGTTGTTCTCGATGATGATAAGGtttgttgaaaaatattgttcgcttgttttacaaaattattgaatttcttttcaaTCTTATTTCACATTACaactttatttcaaaattttaaatcttacttatgatttaaaaaaatgtttctaacataaaaaatatttggtattttaataaaatttatgaaacatttttaaaaaattcaaaaaatgactTGTAgtgttaaaaaatcatttgtattgtttttaaaataaacgcTTCTTagatgattcttttaaaaacactttcattaagAGTCCCATTGGTAGTTAttctagaaaacatttttaatttttttaatacttgaaaattttattgtttaagtgttaaaaatattagaaacgttttctaaaatcactctcaaatgtactttaaaaaaaatttgaaaagaaaactttcaaacacattcttaattatataaataaggTTTAAGCCTTTAAAGTATTTAATCacttgaaataaattaattaaacaccGATATAACATGTTAGAACTCTAAGTTCATGTTGAATTTGGGTCCATTGCTCCTAGGCATTGAAAAATCAGCCCAAAGCCCACTTTAATAACGTTCTCTAGTTATAATGAACCCTAATAAGTTAACATTTAAATGAACATAAAATCATGTTAAAGTAGAAACAACTTTGAAGTAAACTTGGAAGAGGTTTCTCAACTGAGCTACATAGGACAAATCATTCTTCCTAAAAATGTATGCCTCATGGTTGTCCTCAAAGCAATCTTTACTTTTATATGTGGGATGTTGGAGACCTAACTACCTAATGTCATGTTTGTCAAGAGGTTCAAATTTTTAATGTTCTCTCTTCTTCCCAATTTCAAGACAAAACCTTAAGAAAATACATGCTATTTAAAAGGTAAAAaccaatgaaaaaaacaaagatgttGTAATAAAACTCATCTTAATCTATCCTTACTAGCAATTTCAATTTAAGATGTTTTATATTCAGGGAAAAGAGGTGCCCATTCCTTTAGAGGCGACATGAGTTGATCCCCAAACATAAAGATATGTTGTAGCCTTAAACCTAATGGGCCATTACACCCTAGTGTTACCTAAATATATCAATAGAAATACGAGGAATTGGTGGAAAGGTAGCACAGTCAGGGTGACATTGGCCATGACATACTGGTGGAGAGGAACTTAGATAGACTGTCATAATAGGGGTGCATGGGTCATAATGCTCGACTAGAACCCCATCCTAGCTGTAATTTTTAGTCCCTTATTTTTACTTGGTTATTACTCTAAAGAGCTTGAAAACACCTTTGCTCGGGTAGCTCAAAATTGGGCCTTAGAAAGTGCATTTAGTGCAAAAATGCATACTTATGATGTGATTATCGACTTattaatatgtaaaatattatttaatcacaCACTCAACTAAGTTATTACAAATCTCTgataaaattagtaaaataaaatcaaagatttATCAATCATGTGATGTTCAAGctcttctcttctttcaaacattttaaacaccttgaaatatatatatatatatatatatatatatatatatatatatatatatatatattctatttgaTGTTACTttggtataaaataaatatgttaggGT
Proteins encoded in this window:
- the LOC117904455 gene encoding uncharacterized protein LOC117904455; amino-acid sequence: MAPNAKPKKGFLPPQTSLTRILFFVVLFTISARLVLYVPSSISNPFSSHVRPWTGDLRGAEFAWNRLELGGSRAPPVVLKIAVFSRKWPIGTTPGGMERHANRLHTALSCRGHRVHVFTSPPGDQRGAAALQAMNMQSKGSPTSLSPRIHFHEGEPGRWVYNKAWEQFLEENSLDPFDVVHSESVALPHSLAKTLPNLAVSWHGIALESLSSYIYQDLALRPHGEPISPGFNRSVQGVIPKVLNEIRFFHDYAHHVATSDSSGEIIRDVYQIPTKRVHVILNGVDEEDYQQDWQLGHQFRSRIGIPQNASLVLGVAGRLVKDKGHPILHAAFSRFMKRHPDAYLIVAGSGPWENRYKDLGRQVLVLGSMNASQLRAFYNSIDIFANPTLRPQGVDQTQVEAMLSGKAILASRLPSIKGNVVVDDEYGFMFSPNAESLLEAMEQVAKEGRSRLAQRGKACRRYAVSMFSATKMALAYERLFLCIKNEIFCMYP